In a genomic window of Struthio camelus isolate bStrCam1 chromosome 20, bStrCam1.hap1, whole genome shotgun sequence:
- the PIERCE1 gene encoding piercer of microtubule wall 1 protein, translated as MSRPPPAGSPAGPAPVPEPPRDPRTSDFYRVSDKLPARFNHPACFQGYRKKEPHPLYRTSNQTYGSRAPTVHEMPTSYFITSHAFSNTLGSFGMYRDNGLNTYLEKSHVTGPDNLITSSDRLNFHPSYNPSEPSHC; from the exons ATGTCCCGGCCCCCACctgcgggcagccccgcggggccggccccggtccccgagcccccccgggacccccgcacCAGCGACTTCTACCGCGTGAGCGACAAGCTGCCGGCCCGGTTCAACCACCCGGCGTGCTTCCAGGGCTACCG AAAAAAGGAGCCTCACCCCCTGTACAGGACCAGCAACCAGACGTACGGGAGCCGAGCGCCGACGGTGCACGAGATGCCG ACCTCCTATTTCATCACCTCACATGCATTCTCAAATACTCTGGGATCATTTGGTATGTACAGAGATAACGGGCTCAACACCTACCTTGAGAAAAGCCACGTGACCGGCCCCGACAACCTCATCACCTCCTCCGACCGCCTCAACTTCCACCCCAGTTACAACCCAAGTGAGCCATCGCACTGTTAG